Genomic segment of Paenibacillus sp. FSL R5-0623:
CTGCAACCAGATCGTCGTAGGAAACCACTTCTGCTCGGATGAATCCGCGTTCGAAGTCGGTGTGAATGACACCGGCTGCGCCAGGCGCTTTGGTACCCTTACGAATTGTCCAAGCACGAACTTCCTGTACACCTGCTGTGAAGTATGTGTACAGACCGAGCAATTTGTAAGCCGCTTTGATCAACAGGTTCAGACCGGAATCCTCGATACCGAGTTCTTCCAGGAACATTTGTTTATCTTCGCCTTCCAGCTCGGAGATCTCTTCTTCAACCTTCGCACTGATTGGCACCACTTCTGCGTTCTCAGCAGCTGCGAATTCTCTTACTTTTTGCACGTAAGCATTGTTCGCCACATCGCCGATTTCGTCCTCAGCTACATTGGCTGCGTACAGAACAGGCTTCAGGGTAAGCAAGTGCAGATCGCGCACGATCAGAAGCTCATCATCCGTAAGTTCCATGCTGCGTGCTGGCTTGTCATCGTACAGAACAGCCTTCACTCTCTCCAACACTTCTACTTCTTGAGAGGCAGTCTTGTTGCCGCCCTTCATGTTTTTCTTGGAGCGATCGATTTTCTTCTCAACACTCTCGATATCGGCCAGGATCAGCTCCAGATTGATTGTCTGGATGTCGCTTACCGGGTCAATTTTGCCATCGACGTGTGTAATGTTCTCATCTACAAAGCAACGTACCACGTGTACAATCGCATCTACTTCACGAATGTGGGCAAGGAACTTGTTACCCAGACCTTCGCCTTTGCTCGCACCGCGAACAAGACCAGCGATATCTACAAACTCAAACGCCGTTGGTACTGTTTTCTTAGGTACAACGAGTTCTGTCAGTTTGTCCAAACGCTCATCGGGTACTTCAACGATCCCCACGTTAGGGTCAATCGTACAGAACGGATAGTTTGCCGATTCGGCACCTGCTTGTGTAATTGCATTAAACAATGTAGATTTACCTACGTTAGGCAAACCCACGATTCCAGCTTTCAAAGCCATGTATATGACAACTCCTCATTGATTACTTGTTCGGTATGGATAATCCTATACATTATATATGACAAACCTCAAGGCATCAAGGAACTTCGCCAATTCGACCAGAGTCCCTTCCGCTTCCCGAAATCCCCAGTTAATGCGGATAATTCGTTTTGCGCAGATCTTAAGTTTGGCCTAGATTATCTGCTATTAGGTTTACCCTTTAATTTCCTTGTACATGGTTAGATCCGTTACCTCATATCCCATCTTCCGATACAGGCTGCTCGCCCGCACATTATGTCCAAACACATGCAAACCAATACGATCCACGCCAAGGCTCAAGGCCGTCTGTTCAAGCGCCTCCATCGTCTCTGTTCCATACCCTTTACCGCGGTGTGCTTCTTCAACCACAATATCCAGCAAAAAAGCATCCTTCCCACGACGATTATCCGTGATGTTAAACCAGATATACCCTACATTGCCGTCCACAGGATGCACCAGATTGTAGAGATATGCTCCGGGTGTGTTTAAGCCTTCTGGCAGATAACGTTCATAAGATTCCTCGGCCAGTTGCTGCGCCTCTTCCTCAGCCCAGGTGCCCGCTTCTACTTTTTCCTGTGCAAAGTCTTTAATCGATCGAATGCGAAAACTCGCATAATCTTCCTGATTCATTGGAGAAAGTTCCAAGTTATTCCCCTCCTTATTAAGAGTGATCTTAATTATGTATGAACTCTGTGCAGTCCTTTTTGCACTACTAGTATCTTATTGTATCCTGTTCTCCCGTTTAGCGCATGAAGTTATTCTGACGATTTGAATTCAAATTTCATATTATCCATTTTGTTTATAACTATTGATCTCTTTGAAGCGTTTATACCTCATGAAGGAAAGGAGTGGGTCATATTGAACACACGTCGCCGATTCTCCAAAAGGAAAATGATTATCTTGTCCGCTATCATACTCGGAATCGCCATCGTCGCTTTTATGAGCTTTCTGAATGCAATTGATCCCTTTCGCCACTTAAGGATCACGATCCACAATCAATCCGACTATGACCTCACCAATATTCAGGCTAGCCTAGTCCAAGGCGACAACTCGTTAAACAACAATGAGAGTGGCTCCACCTACATATTCGAGAAGGATATTCCCAGCGGAGCAAACGTGAAATTCGCCCCGCAGCTGAAACTTTCCGGGGAGGGGGCCGTCTCCCTTGCGTTTACAGACAGCCGCGGTAAAACCTATAACAAAACGGTTTGCGGTTATACGGAATACTTATCCGGCAATTCATACGTCACTGTTACCAATGAGAATGTAACCGTGAAAGAGGAATGTATGTAATCATTCGGCAACATAATTATATAAGTAATTGGAACATCCTCATTACATACTAAAAGCATAGAGGAGGAAATTACATTGTCATTAAACATAATTTTAGGTGCAGGCTTAGCTTTCTCTATATTACTTTCTGCACATCCAGATAGTGCTGTTGGATTAGTGGATAGAGCGAAAGATGCTTTTACTAACCCTCCAATCACTGTGGAAAACTCTAATGATCCGATTGTTGCTCCATTGAATATACAACTTATAAGACCATTCAATTACAGTAGTTACAGTGCATATGAAAAATCATTCACATTGGATTCTGACAATGGAGAGACTTCTAATCTTTGGATTAACAACACTAGTACGGATACTATTTATGCCAAACTTACTGTGGGCAATCTTTCCCCAATTGATATTCCAATCAAAAAAGGGACTCAAAAAACAACAAGAATAGGTGTCATAGGCACAACAAACGTCAAAGTTTATATCTATAGTTCAACAGGTCATAAAATGGATATGAATATCAGTGCCCGACAATTTTAATATTAAAAATAGTGTAGAGGATATTTCTTAATGAAATATCCTCTACACTATTTTTGTTCCAGTTACATAGGAAGTAATATGAGTAGACTCAAAATATATAATTAAATAACTCCAATGGGGTTATATCATCTTCATTTTAACCCCGCGCCTAACGCCGTTCCACCAGACGTGACGTCTGCTTCAGATCCTCAATCCGACCTGCACCAATGCCGAACATGACGGTACGCAACTCAAACTCAACCTGTTCCAACCGCTCATTCAGCGCATCATCCGATGCGACTGCGGATTCGAGCAGAGATCGGCCAAAACCAGCCAGGTCCGCACCGAGCGCGAGGGCTTTGGCCGCATCCATGCCTGTGTACAATCCACCGCTGCCGATCAGGGCACCAGTAGGGTTCAGTGCTCGTACTTCCTGAATACACTCCGCTGTGGGAATGCCCCAGTCGGCAAAAGCTTCCGCTGCCGCCCGGCGTACCGGGTTATTGTTGCGGTACTTCTCCACCTGTACCCAGCTTGTGCCCCCTGCTCCGGCTACATCAATGAACGCGACACCCGCTTCATATAAGCGTTGAGCCGTCACGCCATCGATGCCAAAACCTACTTCTTTTACGCCAACAGGCACATCTAGCTCACGACACAAGTTCTCAATCCGTTGAAATAATCCGCTGAAGTTAGTATTACCTTCCGGCTGGAAAACTTCCTGCAACGTGTTCAGATGAAGCACGAGCATGTCCGCTCCAGCAATGTCTACGGCACGTTGAAAATCAGCTGTGGTGAAACCATAGTTCAGCTGCACCGCGCCCAGGTTGGCAATGACCGGGATGTCCGGTGCCCAACGGCGGACATCGAACGTATTCGCCAGTTCCGGCTGTTCCACGGCAGCCCGGATCGAACCTACGCCAAGCGCCCAGCCTCTGGCGTTTGCTACTCGGGCGAGACGTTCATTGATGGCGCCCGTTGTTTTGCTTCCACCCGTCATCGAACTGATGAGCAAGGGTGTGCGCACTTTTTTGCCAATAAACGAAGTCTCCAGATGCACCTCTTCAAAATCCAGTTCCGGCAGTGGGTGATGGCGAAACGCATACCGCTCCATACCGCTGGTTACCCCTTCTCCTGCCACATTCTCCTCAAGACAGAGGCGCACGTGTTCCAGCTTCCGTTCTCCCGTAGCCACTTCGGGAAGCAGCCGTTCGCCGGCTCGCTCTTGTTCATTCATGATGAGACCTCCTATGTGAGAATCGTGCGGATCGACAGGATAACCTGCCCGTTCCTAGCTTCTATGTATATAAGTCTTTTGTAAAAAAGACAAAACATTTATTAAATAAGCATTACAGCTCAACTCTATCCAGTATAACGTTCCAATC
This window contains:
- a CDS encoding GNAT family N-acetyltransferase — translated: MELSPMNQEDYASFRIRSIKDFAQEKVEAGTWAEEEAQQLAEESYERYLPEGLNTPGAYLYNLVHPVDGNVGYIWFNITDNRRGKDAFLLDIVVEEAHRGKGYGTETMEALEQTALSLGVDRIGLHVFGHNVRASSLYRKMGYEVTDLTMYKEIKG
- the ychF gene encoding redox-regulated ATPase YchF — its product is MALKAGIVGLPNVGKSTLFNAITQAGAESANYPFCTIDPNVGIVEVPDERLDKLTELVVPKKTVPTAFEFVDIAGLVRGASKGEGLGNKFLAHIREVDAIVHVVRCFVDENITHVDGKIDPVSDIQTINLELILADIESVEKKIDRSKKNMKGGNKTASQEVEVLERVKAVLYDDKPARSMELTDDELLIVRDLHLLTLKPVLYAANVAEDEIGDVANNAYVQKVREFAAAENAEVVPISAKVEEEISELEGEDKQMFLEELGIEDSGLNLLIKAAYKLLGLYTYFTAGVQEVRAWTIRKGTKAPGAAGVIHTDFERGFIRAEVVSYDDLVAAGSMNGAKERGQLRLEGKEYVVNDGDVMHFRFNV
- the fni gene encoding type 2 isopentenyl-diphosphate Delta-isomerase, encoding MNEQERAGERLLPEVATGERKLEHVRLCLEENVAGEGVTSGMERYAFRHHPLPELDFEEVHLETSFIGKKVRTPLLISSMTGGSKTTGAINERLARVANARGWALGVGSIRAAVEQPELANTFDVRRWAPDIPVIANLGAVQLNYGFTTADFQRAVDIAGADMLVLHLNTLQEVFQPEGNTNFSGLFQRIENLCRELDVPVGVKEVGFGIDGVTAQRLYEAGVAFIDVAGAGGTSWVQVEKYRNNNPVRRAAAEAFADWGIPTAECIQEVRALNPTGALIGSGGLYTGMDAAKALALGADLAGFGRSLLESAVASDDALNERLEQVEFELRTVMFGIGAGRIEDLKQTSRLVERR